From the Cryptomeria japonica chromosome 2, Sugi_1.0, whole genome shotgun sequence genome, one window contains:
- the LOC131028224 gene encoding putative leucine-rich repeat receptor-like serine/threonine-protein kinase At2g24130 isoform X2, translating into MRVSTVNLESSGLVGYISPVLGNLSSLEVLDMSNNSFHGVIPDLGQKLSNLKELHLWGNQLIGPIPTSLGNCSKLKFLDLGLNNLNGSVPLQLGKLSSLQRLFLYDNFLTSSRDLPFLTALINCSSLKTLYLGYNHLAEDLSPSIGNLSTQLSVLSLQQNLIGGRIPQEIGNLTKLIMINFTGNALTGPIPSELKMLEDLERLYLGQNKLQGPIPWEIGDFSRSLGLLSLSFNQLSGQIPPTIGKLTQLRHLQLNNNKFNGTIPLSLGNCQLLELVDLSHNNLTGNIPREVAGLNNLQFYFNLSWNSLHGSLPAEITKLVMVQGIDLSGNQLSGEIPIGIGSCTNLEYLNLSHNKFEGPIPLSISRLQYLEIVDLSYNNKLSGKIPKREPFRNLTAPPFKVEPRLCGEGGFLYPGCPIAGSPGEAPEGSPGGLRDLHNLFKYMIYAIPSLVIYCLYIFFLYKYTFPKKNVEPSMQFPHPRISYKELSTATNGFDKANLLGVGSVGSVYKGVLDAGTLIAVKVLNLENEAAHKSFNTECQVLSKTRHRNIIKAITSCSNLDFKGLVFEFMANGNLERHLHCAGNCNFGDVCKMNLQTRLQIATDVARGLAYLHHDCSIQVVHCDLKPNNILLDFNMTTRIADFGNAQILSENSMISFSASTTLKGAPGYIAPVQLQSMELVQGFQLREMFTAMEFCYWRC; encoded by the exons ATGAGAGTGTCCACAGTAAATCTTGAGAGTTCGGGTTTAGTGGGTTATATTTCCCCTGTTTTGGGGAATCTTTCCTCCTTAGAGGTGTTAGATATGTCCAATAACTCTTTCCATGGTGTTATTCCAGACCTCGGCCAGAAGCTCAGCAATCTGAAAGAATTGCATCTGTGGGGGAATCAGCTTATTGGGCCAATACCAACAtctctaggaaattgttccaaactGAAATTTCTTGACCTCGGTCTCAACAATCTCAATGGCAGTGTGCCTCTCCAATTGGGTAAGTTGAGCTCTCTCCAACGTCTTTTTCTGTATGACAACTTCCTCACCAGCTCAAGGGATTTGCCTTTTCTTACAGCCCTTATTAATTGCTCTTCTCTGAAAACTTTATACTTGGGTTATAACCATCTCGCTGAGGATTTGTCCCCTTCCATTGGCAATCTGTCTACCCAACTCTCTGTATTGTCCTTACAACAAAACCTTATAGGAGGGAGAATACCACAAGAAATTGGCAATCTAACCAAATTGATAATGATAAACTTCACTGGAAATGCATTAACTGGCCCCATTCCATCTGAATTAAAGATGCTCGAGGACTTGGAAAGATTGTATCTGGGCCAAAACAAATTACAGGGGCCCATTCCCTGGGAGATCGGTGACTTTAGTAGGAGTTTAGGGCTACTTTCTCTCTCATTCAACCAGCTTAGTGGACAAATTCCTCCCACTATTGGCAAACTTACTCAGCTGAGACACCTTCAACTTAATAACAACAAATTTAATGGAACGATACCCCTTAGTCTTGGCAACTGTCAGTTACTAGAACTAGTTGACCTATCCCATAATAATCTCACTGGAAACATACCACGAGAAGTTGCAGGTCTAAATAATTTACAATTTTATTTCAATCTATCTTGGAATTCACTGCATGGAAGCCTGCCAGCTGAAATCACTAAACTGGTAATGGTTCAAGGAATAGATCTATCCGGAAATCAATTATCTGGTGAAATTCCAATTGGTATTGGAAGTTGTACTAATCTAGAATATCTCAACCTCTCACACAACAAGTTTGAAGGCCCAATTCCACTTTCAATTTCCAGACTGCAATATCTCGAAATAGTGGATCTCTCCTACAATAACAAATTATCTG GAAAAATTCCTAAAAGGGAGCCATTTAGGAACCTCACGGCGCCACCATTCAAAGTAGAACCTAGACTCTGTGGGGAAGGGGGCTTTTTATATCCAGGATGTCCAATTGCAGGGTCACCTGGAGAAGCACCCGAAGGGTCACCTGGTGGCCTCAGGGACTTACATAATTTGTTCAAATACATGATTTATGCTATCCCCTCTCTAGTCATATACTGtttatatattttctttttgtaCAAATATACATTTCCGAAGAAAAATGTGGAACCGTCAATGCAGTTTCCACATCCTAGAATCTCATATAAGGAGCTTAGTACTGCAACTAACGGATTTGACAAGGCCAACTTGCTAGGAGTTGGTAGTGTTGGATCCGTATATAAAGGAGTTCTGGATGCTGGAACATTGATAGCTGTTAAGGTACTCAATTTGGAGAATGAAGCAGCTCATAAAAGTTTCAATACTGAATGCCAGGTCCTCAGTAAAACCAGACACCGAAATATAATAAAAGCCATAACTTCATGCTCTAATCTTGACTTCAAAGGTTTGGTTTTTGAGTTCATGGCTAACGGAAACCTGGAAAGGCATTTGCATTGTGCTGGCAACTGTAATTTTGGGGATGTCTGTAAAATGAACTTACAGACACGATTACAGATAGCCACGGACGTTGCCCGTGGCTTGGCATACCTCCATCACGATTGTTCAATTCAAGTTGTTCACTGTGATTTGAAGCCCAACAATATACTTCTGGACTTCAATATGACAACACGTATAGCTGATTTTGGAAACGCCCAGATACTATCTGAAAATTCCATGATTTCATTCTCAGCATCAACAACACTGAAAGGTGCTCCAGGCTACATTGCCCCTG TGCAACTGCAGAGTATGGAGTTGGTGCAAGGATTTCAACTAAGGGAGATGTTTACAGCTATGGAATTTTGTTATTGGAGATGTTAA
- the LOC131028224 gene encoding putative receptor-like protein kinase At3g47110 isoform X3, with the protein MRVSTVNLESSGLVGYISPVLGNLSSLEVLDMSNNSFHGVIPDLGQKLSNLKELHLWGNQLIGPIPTSLGNCSKLKFLDLGLNNLNGSVPLQLGKIPKREPFRNLTAPPFKVEPRLCGEGGFLYPGCPIAGSPGEAPEGSPGGLRDLHNLFKYMIYAIPSLVIYCLYIFFLYKYTFPKKNVEPSMQFPHPRISYKELSTATNGFDKANLLGVGSVGSVYKGVLDAGTLIAVKVLNLENEAAHKSFNTECQVLSKTRHRNIIKAITSCSNLDFKGLVFEFMANGNLERHLHCAGNCNFGDVCKMNLQTRLQIATDVARGLAYLHHDCSIQVVHCDLKPNNILLDFNMTTRIADFGNAQILSENSMISFSASTTLKGAPGYIAPEYGVGARISTKGDVYSYGILLLEMLTGKRPTHQMFADGLSLRMWVSMAFTDRISEVVDDSLFLCNGSFTNTTCSCLIQLIRVALLCSKDSPKDRPSMAEIVELLESIEDMFEGRTMDSIYQYDLYQMVNSKRWARDLALKDQSTSTFQSTS; encoded by the exons ATGAGAGTGTCCACAGTAAATCTTGAGAGTTCGGGTTTAGTGGGTTATATTTCCCCTGTTTTGGGGAATCTTTCCTCCTTAGAGGTGTTAGATATGTCCAATAACTCTTTCCATGGTGTTATTCCAGACCTCGGCCAGAAGCTCAGCAATCTGAAAGAATTGCATCTGTGGGGGAATCAGCTTATTGGGCCAATACCAACAtctctaggaaattgttccaaactGAAATTTCTTGACCTCGGTCTCAACAATCTCAATGGCAGTGTGCCTCTCCAATTGG GAAAAATTCCTAAAAGGGAGCCATTTAGGAACCTCACGGCGCCACCATTCAAAGTAGAACCTAGACTCTGTGGGGAAGGGGGCTTTTTATATCCAGGATGTCCAATTGCAGGGTCACCTGGAGAAGCACCCGAAGGGTCACCTGGTGGCCTCAGGGACTTACATAATTTGTTCAAATACATGATTTATGCTATCCCCTCTCTAGTCATATACTGtttatatattttctttttgtaCAAATATACATTTCCGAAGAAAAATGTGGAACCGTCAATGCAGTTTCCACATCCTAGAATCTCATATAAGGAGCTTAGTACTGCAACTAACGGATTTGACAAGGCCAACTTGCTAGGAGTTGGTAGTGTTGGATCCGTATATAAAGGAGTTCTGGATGCTGGAACATTGATAGCTGTTAAGGTACTCAATTTGGAGAATGAAGCAGCTCATAAAAGTTTCAATACTGAATGCCAGGTCCTCAGTAAAACCAGACACCGAAATATAATAAAAGCCATAACTTCATGCTCTAATCTTGACTTCAAAGGTTTGGTTTTTGAGTTCATGGCTAACGGAAACCTGGAAAGGCATTTGCATTGTGCTGGCAACTGTAATTTTGGGGATGTCTGTAAAATGAACTTACAGACACGATTACAGATAGCCACGGACGTTGCCCGTGGCTTGGCATACCTCCATCACGATTGTTCAATTCAAGTTGTTCACTGTGATTTGAAGCCCAACAATATACTTCTGGACTTCAATATGACAACACGTATAGCTGATTTTGGAAACGCCCAGATACTATCTGAAAATTCCATGATTTCATTCTCAGCATCAACAACACTGAAAGGTGCTCCAGGCTACATTGCCCCTG AGTATGGAGTTGGTGCAAGGATTTCAACTAAGGGAGATGTTTACAGCTATGGAATTTTGTTATTGGAGATGTTAACAGGAAAGAGGCCAACCCACCAGATGTTTGCTGATGGGCTCAGCTTGCGCATGTGGGTTAGTATGGCTTTCACTGATAGGATTTCAGAGGTGGTTGATGATAGCTTGTTCTTGTGCAATGGATCATTTACAAATACTACATGCAGTTGTTTGATTCAACTGATTCGAGTAGCTTTGTTGTGCTCAAAAGATTCACCTAAAGACCGACCAAGTATGGCAGAAATTGTGGAGTTGTTGGAATCTATTGAGGACATGTTTGAAGGGAGAACAATGGATTCTATATATCAATATGATCTCTACCAAATGGTAAACAGCAAAAGATGGGCAAGGGATCTTGCATTGAAGGATCAGAGTACTTCCACATTTCAGTCAACTTCCTAA
- the LOC131028224 gene encoding putative leucine-rich repeat receptor-like serine/threonine-protein kinase At2g24130 isoform X1, whose amino-acid sequence MRVSTVNLESSGLVGYISPVLGNLSSLEVLDMSNNSFHGVIPDLGQKLSNLKELHLWGNQLIGPIPTSLGNCSKLKFLDLGLNNLNGSVPLQLGKLSSLQRLFLYDNFLTSSRDLPFLTALINCSSLKTLYLGYNHLAEDLSPSIGNLSTQLSVLSLQQNLIGGRIPQEIGNLTKLIMINFTGNALTGPIPSELKMLEDLERLYLGQNKLQGPIPWEIGDFSRSLGLLSLSFNQLSGQIPPTIGKLTQLRHLQLNNNKFNGTIPLSLGNCQLLELVDLSHNNLTGNIPREVAGLNNLQFYFNLSWNSLHGSLPAEITKLVMVQGIDLSGNQLSGEIPIGIGSCTNLEYLNLSHNKFEGPIPLSISRLQYLEIVDLSYNNKLSGKIPKREPFRNLTAPPFKVEPRLCGEGGFLYPGCPIAGSPGEAPEGSPGGLRDLHNLFKYMIYAIPSLVIYCLYIFFLYKYTFPKKNVEPSMQFPHPRISYKELSTATNGFDKANLLGVGSVGSVYKGVLDAGTLIAVKVLNLENEAAHKSFNTECQVLSKTRHRNIIKAITSCSNLDFKGLVFEFMANGNLERHLHCAGNCNFGDVCKMNLQTRLQIATDVARGLAYLHHDCSIQVVHCDLKPNNILLDFNMTTRIADFGNAQILSENSMISFSASTTLKGAPGYIAPEYGVGARISTKGDVYSYGILLLEMLTGKRPTHQMFADGLSLRMWVSMAFTDRISEVVDDSLFLCNGSFTNTTCSCLIQLIRVALLCSKDSPKDRPSMAEIVELLESIEDMFEGRTMDSIYQYDLYQMVNSKRWARDLALKDQSTSTFQSTS is encoded by the exons ATGAGAGTGTCCACAGTAAATCTTGAGAGTTCGGGTTTAGTGGGTTATATTTCCCCTGTTTTGGGGAATCTTTCCTCCTTAGAGGTGTTAGATATGTCCAATAACTCTTTCCATGGTGTTATTCCAGACCTCGGCCAGAAGCTCAGCAATCTGAAAGAATTGCATCTGTGGGGGAATCAGCTTATTGGGCCAATACCAACAtctctaggaaattgttccaaactGAAATTTCTTGACCTCGGTCTCAACAATCTCAATGGCAGTGTGCCTCTCCAATTGGGTAAGTTGAGCTCTCTCCAACGTCTTTTTCTGTATGACAACTTCCTCACCAGCTCAAGGGATTTGCCTTTTCTTACAGCCCTTATTAATTGCTCTTCTCTGAAAACTTTATACTTGGGTTATAACCATCTCGCTGAGGATTTGTCCCCTTCCATTGGCAATCTGTCTACCCAACTCTCTGTATTGTCCTTACAACAAAACCTTATAGGAGGGAGAATACCACAAGAAATTGGCAATCTAACCAAATTGATAATGATAAACTTCACTGGAAATGCATTAACTGGCCCCATTCCATCTGAATTAAAGATGCTCGAGGACTTGGAAAGATTGTATCTGGGCCAAAACAAATTACAGGGGCCCATTCCCTGGGAGATCGGTGACTTTAGTAGGAGTTTAGGGCTACTTTCTCTCTCATTCAACCAGCTTAGTGGACAAATTCCTCCCACTATTGGCAAACTTACTCAGCTGAGACACCTTCAACTTAATAACAACAAATTTAATGGAACGATACCCCTTAGTCTTGGCAACTGTCAGTTACTAGAACTAGTTGACCTATCCCATAATAATCTCACTGGAAACATACCACGAGAAGTTGCAGGTCTAAATAATTTACAATTTTATTTCAATCTATCTTGGAATTCACTGCATGGAAGCCTGCCAGCTGAAATCACTAAACTGGTAATGGTTCAAGGAATAGATCTATCCGGAAATCAATTATCTGGTGAAATTCCAATTGGTATTGGAAGTTGTACTAATCTAGAATATCTCAACCTCTCACACAACAAGTTTGAAGGCCCAATTCCACTTTCAATTTCCAGACTGCAATATCTCGAAATAGTGGATCTCTCCTACAATAACAAATTATCTG GAAAAATTCCTAAAAGGGAGCCATTTAGGAACCTCACGGCGCCACCATTCAAAGTAGAACCTAGACTCTGTGGGGAAGGGGGCTTTTTATATCCAGGATGTCCAATTGCAGGGTCACCTGGAGAAGCACCCGAAGGGTCACCTGGTGGCCTCAGGGACTTACATAATTTGTTCAAATACATGATTTATGCTATCCCCTCTCTAGTCATATACTGtttatatattttctttttgtaCAAATATACATTTCCGAAGAAAAATGTGGAACCGTCAATGCAGTTTCCACATCCTAGAATCTCATATAAGGAGCTTAGTACTGCAACTAACGGATTTGACAAGGCCAACTTGCTAGGAGTTGGTAGTGTTGGATCCGTATATAAAGGAGTTCTGGATGCTGGAACATTGATAGCTGTTAAGGTACTCAATTTGGAGAATGAAGCAGCTCATAAAAGTTTCAATACTGAATGCCAGGTCCTCAGTAAAACCAGACACCGAAATATAATAAAAGCCATAACTTCATGCTCTAATCTTGACTTCAAAGGTTTGGTTTTTGAGTTCATGGCTAACGGAAACCTGGAAAGGCATTTGCATTGTGCTGGCAACTGTAATTTTGGGGATGTCTGTAAAATGAACTTACAGACACGATTACAGATAGCCACGGACGTTGCCCGTGGCTTGGCATACCTCCATCACGATTGTTCAATTCAAGTTGTTCACTGTGATTTGAAGCCCAACAATATACTTCTGGACTTCAATATGACAACACGTATAGCTGATTTTGGAAACGCCCAGATACTATCTGAAAATTCCATGATTTCATTCTCAGCATCAACAACACTGAAAGGTGCTCCAGGCTACATTGCCCCTG AGTATGGAGTTGGTGCAAGGATTTCAACTAAGGGAGATGTTTACAGCTATGGAATTTTGTTATTGGAGATGTTAACAGGAAAGAGGCCAACCCACCAGATGTTTGCTGATGGGCTCAGCTTGCGCATGTGGGTTAGTATGGCTTTCACTGATAGGATTTCAGAGGTGGTTGATGATAGCTTGTTCTTGTGCAATGGATCATTTACAAATACTACATGCAGTTGTTTGATTCAACTGATTCGAGTAGCTTTGTTGTGCTCAAAAGATTCACCTAAAGACCGACCAAGTATGGCAGAAATTGTGGAGTTGTTGGAATCTATTGAGGACATGTTTGAAGGGAGAACAATGGATTCTATATATCAATATGATCTCTACCAAATGGTAAACAGCAAAAGATGGGCAAGGGATCTTGCATTGAAGGATCAGAGTACTTCCACATTTCAGTCAACTTCCTAA